From the Arvicola amphibius chromosome 2, mArvAmp1.2, whole genome shotgun sequence genome, one window contains:
- the LOC119808020 gene encoding olfactory receptor 10H1-like, translating into MASMQGVNHSGVSEFILIGFSTFPHLQLMFFLLFLLMYLFTLLGNLLIMATIWTEHSLHTPMYLFLCALSISEVLFTFAIVPRMLADLLSKLHSIAFLACASQMFFSFTFGFTHSFLLTVMGYDRYVAICHPLRYNVLMSPRDCACLVALSWVGGSFVGTVVTTAIFNLTFCGPNEIHHFGCHVHPLLKLACGKDVLVVARGVGMVCITTLLGCLLLILLSYAFIVVAILKIPSAEGRQKAFSTCASHLTVVIVHYGFASVIYLKPKGPKSLEGDTLMGITYTVLTPFLSPIIFSLRNKELKNAMKKAFLSKLYPEKI; encoded by the coding sequence ATGGCCTCCATGCAGGGAGTCAATCATTCAGGAGTGTCAGAGTTCATCCTCATTGGCTTCTCTACCTTCCCTCACCTTCAGCTGATGTTCTTCCTGCTGTTCCTCCTCATGTACCTCTTCACGCTGCTGGGCAACCTGCTCATCATGGCTACCATCTGGACTGAACACagcctccacacacccatgtacctCTTCCTGTGTGCGCTCTCCATCTCTGAGGTTCTCTTCACATTTGCCATCGTCCCACGCATGCTGGCCGACCTGCTCTCCAAGCTTCACTCCATCGCCTTCCTGGCCTGTGCCAGCCAGATGTTCTTCTCCTTCACATTTGGCTTCACCCACTCTTTCCTCCTCACAGTCATGggctatgaccgctatgtggccatctgtcaCCCACTGCGCTACAATGTGCTCATGAGTCCCCGTGACTGTGCTTGCTTGGTTGCCTTGTCCTGGGTTGGTGGTTCATTTGTGGGAACAGTGGTGACTACAGCCATTTTCAATCTCACTTTCTGTGGACCCAATGAGATCCACCATTTTGGTTGTCATGTTCATCCTCTATTGAAGTTGGCATGTGGAAAGGATGTACTTGTGGTAGCCAGAGGTGTAGGGATGGTGTGCATTACAACCCTCCTGGGATGCttgctcctcatcctcctctcctATGCCTTTATTGTGGTAGCCATATTGAAGATACCATCAGCTGAGGGTCGGCAGAAGGCCTTCTCCACCTGTGCATCCCACCTCACTGTGGTGATTGTGCACTATGGCTTTGCCTCTGTCATCTACCTCAAGCCCAAGGGTCCCAAGTCACTGGAAGGAGACACACTGATGGGTATCACCTACACGGTCCTCACCCCCTTCCTCAGCCCCATCATCTTCAGTCTCAGGAACAAGGAGCTGAAGAATGCCATGAAGAAGGCTTTCCTAAGCAAACTCTACCCAGAGAAAATTTaa